TTTCATACGACGGGAAAGGACATAAAGAATGGGATTCAGAGAACCTCCTGAAGCTGATCCGGAAGTTACAACCGAATATCATCGTAAATGACCGTCTGGACCTGAATGATACGGACTGGGGTTGGGATATTAAAACCCCTGAACAGTTTATGCCGAGGGAATGGCTGACGGTTAAAGGAGAAAAAGTTCCATGGGAAACCTGTCAGACTTTTTCCGGGTCGTGGGGATACCACAGAGATGAGAATTCCTGGAAAAGCGTGCCTCAATTAATAGCCATGTTGATTGAAACGGTAAGTAAAGGAGGCAACCTGCTGCTTAATGTCGGACCTACTGCCCGTGGGGAATTCGATGAAAGAGCGAATGAAAGACTGGAAGGAATCGGTGCATGGATGAAGCAGCATAGCCGTTCGATTTATGGTTGTACTCAGGCCCCTGATTCTTTTAAAGTTCCTCAAAATTGTTTCCTGACCTATAATCCGGAGAAAAAAAGAATGTATATCCACCTGATGCAATGGCCGTTCAAATCGCTGCATCTGGAAGGATTCAAAGGGAAATTTAAATATGCTCAACTGTTGAATGACGGCTCAGAAATCAAGTTCTACTCTCCTACAAAAGAGGGGAGTCATACTACCGAGACCACCAAAGACGGGGATGTGATCTTAAACCTCCCTGTGCAGAAACCAAATGTTGAAATTCCTGTTATCGAATTGATTCTGGAATAATCTCTTTGCATTAATTTCTTTAGATATAGCCTTTTTTGCTTTGAAGAAAAGGCTATATTTGGTTTGTGCCAGCCAAATGATGAACCAAATTAACCAAAAAGGATCACTTGCCTTATTCTGTTTTTTTATACTTCAGCTGTTCGTTGGCTGCGAGACAAAGCAACCTGGAGATCAGCCATTAAGTTCCGGCAGTACCGAAAGTGCGGTCAGGGCCAGAATCAATGCCTTAAACAAAAGGGCGAAAAGTCTGAACAGGGATTCTACCAATCTGGCCATCGCCTCAGCCTATGAAGCCTATCTTTTGGCCTACGAAAACAAATACAAAGAACTGGAAGCCGATGCGCTGGTTATCTTATCAGAGGGCTATCTTTATAATGACATTTATGACCTCGCTCTGGAATATTCATTTGATGCGCTGGAAATCTATAAAAATCTGGATAAGCCAGCCAAAATGGGGGCAACCTATACCTTATTGGGCTGGATTTATTATGATGTGGAAAATGCTGAATTTGCTCTGAAATACCATACCATGGCCTATGATTATTACAAGGCGCATCAGGATCCCAACCAGACCGGATTATCACTTAATGCCATCGGATTAATTTATCAGCTTAAAAATGAGTTTGCAAAGGCTGAAGGCTTTTTTAAACAAGCGCTGGTTATTGCCCGGAAGCATAATAAAAGGGCCCTGATTAGCGCAGCTTATAATAACCTGGGCATTTGCAGCAATAACAATAAGAATTATAATCAGGCTCTGGTTTATTTTAACCTGGCACTGCAGTTTTCTACAAAACAATTACTTTCTCTGGCAGAACTGAATAACCAGATGGCCTTTTCCCTGATTAACCTTGGTAGGAATGAGGAGGCGCTGGCTGCTCTAAAAAGGGCGAGGGCTTTTATAGATCAAAGCAGTTCCAATTCAAAAAAAGAAAACCTT
This region of Pedobacter steynii genomic DNA includes:
- a CDS encoding alpha-L-fucosidase, coding for MKTFKLSLALGLLLLLQLSEINAQERPAWAKETKEQKEKRMKWWTDARFGMFIHWGLYAVPARHEWVKYYERIPDKEYEKYFNLFDPDLYNPKQWAAKAKEAGMKYFVITTKHHEGFSLWDTKYSDYKATKTPAGRDLIKPMVEAFRAEGIKVGFYYSLIDWHHPDFEIDASHPPTPQGKDEREAANKGRDQKKYQAYMKNQLTELLTQFGPIDVLFTDFSYDGKGHKEWDSENLLKLIRKLQPNIIVNDRLDLNDTDWGWDIKTPEQFMPREWLTVKGEKVPWETCQTFSGSWGYHRDENSWKSVPQLIAMLIETVSKGGNLLLNVGPTARGEFDERANERLEGIGAWMKQHSRSIYGCTQAPDSFKVPQNCFLTYNPEKKRMYIHLMQWPFKSLHLEGFKGKFKYAQLLNDGSEIKFYSPTKEGSHTTETTKDGDVILNLPVQKPNVEIPVIELILE
- a CDS encoding tetratricopeptide repeat protein — translated: MMNQINQKGSLALFCFFILQLFVGCETKQPGDQPLSSGSTESAVRARINALNKRAKSLNRDSTNLAIASAYEAYLLAYENKYKELEADALVILSEGYLYNDIYDLALEYSFDALEIYKNLDKPAKMGATYTLLGWIYYDVENAEFALKYHTMAYDYYKAHQDPNQTGLSLNAIGLIYQLKNEFAKAEGFFKQALVIARKHNKRALISAAYNNLGICSNNNKNYNQALVYFNLALQFSTKQLLSLAELNNQMAFSLINLGRNEEALAALKRARAFIDQSSSNSKKENLLDNYKVFSLLYQRTGDYRQAYENINQYNAVREEFLSKNKVNALLTLTLKREAQEKERQMEALSVKESLKSFQRNALAIIVVLLIVIGVLLYGKLRNRQRKKAELAEIKQQEIEKKLEHTVLDKKALNERLDFNHIELKNYALYIAHRNDLIVKFIEELGGLDKNSASEIPHQLHKLVNKFKYDINLEKYVEDFNLKVETQYQDFFYNLQQKFPHLTQNERRLCAQIRLNLSIKEIATLNNISVKSAEMARYRLRKHFGLQQNDNLNDYLKSF